CCGAGGACTCTATTAGCTCATGCCGTGGTAAGATGTTGAGCTGCTGTGGGCGTTTGTCAGTGATAACAAACATGTTTGTCCTTTTTCGTCTGTCTCGACCCTCACTTTCCTCTGAAACGCCAAGGATGTCATTTCTTGTCCATACGTATCTCCAGAGGGTATACTCCACCTATAGTAAGGCAAGACTGTCTGACATCTTTGTTCACACTTTGTTATCTTGCCACcttatttaaaggggtcatattgtgcaaaaaaataaataacataaactCCTCCATTACAAACAAAACAGCTCATTTTAGCTTTTGTGACATAGGTCAGAGCAGAACAGTCCTCATTCTTCTTTCACACGTGTCCACTGAGCTAGTGTGTGCTCGTGTGACATGCACACACAATTTGCAAAGCAGAGGGGTATATAGTCCGTGTCTCCATTCAAGAAAtgcatcctttgaaggctgcATGGCTGGACTGCATGTGTCATAGTGGCCTGACTAGGTTGCCTCATTTTGAAGGCTTCTTGGAATGCAGCCGAAAAAGCAGCCTTCTTTCCAAAAGGAAGGAACAGATGTATCTGTTGCAGCCCAACCAATCTTAAGAGTCATATCACAACGTTTCCCCCTCAAGACAAAATTGTAGCTAAAATTTGTCTAAATTTTGACATTCGTGAATGAGCAAAGTTTATTAGTATAAATAAACActgaaaatgattattaaactatGGGTTATGCCCACTATGCTAGCTTGTTGCATGCAGCTGACAGGGTTGCTAGGTGAGAGGCGTTAGGGGTGAGATAAGATAACAATGTAATCGCAAAATTCTCCATAGGCTAGACTGGAAGGATTGATCTTCATACTAGAACACAGCCTTCAAAGGATGCGGCCACTGAAGTAAGACGCAGCAAGAGACACCTCCTCTTCAGGTAGGAGGTGGGGCAATCAGCAGCCAACTTAAAGTTGAAGGATCAAGCAAGTCTGTTTGGCAGACCTAGTTTATCCCCCCAAAAGAAACGTAAAATCACTTTCTATAAGATGTTTTCAGTCAACATGCAGggtgatgacccccccccccacacacacacacacacacacacataaaacagaacgcatacaacccctggcaataattatggattcaacggcctcggaggatgttcattcagctgtttaattttgtagaaaaaaagcagatcacagacatgacacaaaactaaagtcatttcaaatggcaactttctggctttaagaaacactataagaaatcaggaaaaaaaattgtggcagtcagtaacggttactttttttagaccaagcagagggaaaaaatatggactcactcaattctgaggaataaattatggaatcaccctgtaaattttcatccccaaaactaacatctgcatcaaatcagatctgctcgttagtctgcatctaaaaaggagtgatcacagcttggagagctgttgcaccaagtggactgacatgaatcatggctccaacacgagagatgtcaattgaaacaaaggagaggattatcaaactcttaaaagagggtaatcatcacgcaatgttgcaaaagatgttggttgttcacagtcagctgtgtctaaactctggaccaaatacaaacaacatgggaaggttgttaaaggcaaacatactggtagaccaaggaagacatcaaagcgtcaagacagaaaacttaaagcaatatgtctcaaaaatcgaaaatgcacaacaaaacaaatgaggaacgaatgtgaggaaactggagtcaccatcagtgaccgaactgtaagaaaccacctaaatgaaatgggatttacatacagaaaagctaaaggaaagccatcattaacacctaaacagaaaaaaacaaggttacaatgggctaaggaaaagcaatcgtggactgtggatgactggatgaaagtcatattcagtgatgaatctaaaatctgcattgggcaaggtgttgatgctggaacttttgtttggtgccgttccaatgagatttctaaagatgactgcctgaagagaacatgtaaatttccacagtcattgatgatatggggctgcatgtcaggtaaaggcactggggagatggctgtcattacatcatcaataaatgcacaactttacgttgatattttggacacttttcttatcccatcaattgaaaggatgtttgaggatgatgaaatcatttttcaagatgataatgcatcttgccatagagcaaaaactgtgaaaacattccttgcaaaaagacacatagggtcaatgtcatggcctgcaaatagtccggatcttaatccaattgaaaatctttggtggaagttgaagaaaatggtccatgacaaggctccaacctgcaaagctgatctggcaacagcaatcagagaaagttggagccagattgaggaagagtactgtttgtcactcattaagtccatgcctcagaaactgcaagctgttataaaagccagaggtggtgcaacaaaatactagtgatgtgttggagcgttcttttgtttttcatgattctataatttattcctcagaattgagtgattccatatttttttccctctgcttggtcgaaaaaagtaaccgttactgactgccacaattttttttcctgatttcttatagtgtttcataaagccagaaagttgccatttgaaatgactttagttttgtgtcatgtctgtgatctgcttttttttctacaaaattaaacaactgaatgaacatcctccgaggccggtgattccgtaatttttgccaggggttgtaaaaagcttaataaatcctacaaaggtccagtaAATTTCctgaaagtttcagttatcttggttgtgttgcataaaagtcatgttctttccaaaATATGCTCAAAAAATACCAAGGCATTTATGTTCCAAAGTCATGTCGATTGGAACAATCGTCTTccccaaccaaggaaaagacattttgcctggaggcctatttcaccaacaaatcataccatttggagcatatatatatatatatatatatccacacacacacaaatctaaaACAGAGCTGACCTTTAAGGAAcactcatattttttattattgttatgaaTGATTAAATAGGAAACATAACAACACATATAAGACTATACACAGATATTCTCTTAATCTCATTATCTGCAGGGAAAGGATAGGGATGTGCCAGTTTCAGAGCTGATGATCTCATCTCAGTCTCACTCAAATTAGAAATTCTGTGCCATTCCCAATGGCTCCTGTCCGTTATCCATTTCTCCTCCCTTTCATCACAGTGAGATACGACCGTATCACTTACGAGCAGGCGCTGTACACGTCAACAAAGTTGTGCAAAAACTGACAACATTTCTGCTACATACATCAAGAGATTGGTGGAATGTGAAGTGGTTTGTTGCATTTATTTATAGAGAGCTGCTGTTGAGAAAAGGTAAAGGGATTCAACGTTATCAAAGAGAATTGCTGGAAAGAACGGTTTGATGGGTCCTGCAAAAAGTGGGAGTAATAAATGTTAAAAGTCCAAtaaaaaagatttttattttgGGTATCTGTAAGAAAAGCACCTGTTAAAGGCACTCATCCGTGTTGTGTGTTTCTCCTGTGTCACTCTTAGAAGATCCGCTCACTTGcttgtctttaattactgcggaTGCCGATCCCGTCCCGTCTTCAGTGTCGGTATGATTGGCTCAGCACCAGAGAGCTGACAGTCCTCGTGGAGATGTTTTGTGCTTATGTATCAGCCTCCTCCACTCTGTTATTATTGGACTACTAACAGTGTGATGTACTTGAGAGAGATGGCAGAATAACAAGCcaaaaaagagaggaaaaaaatccaatatggaAACATGGATTTTTAAAAGGGCTTGTTGTTCTAAAAGTTGGAAAAGCTGCAGTAAATCTAAAATGTGTTGGTGACTGATCCAGTACTTTTTATTTTCTTATCTGGGTGCTTCCAGATGCTGCTGCAGTTTTATTACCACTCCTGCGAACAGGAACCTTGGACACGGGTATCTTCGTGCGCGGGGCCTCTTTAGTTTGACCGTGAGATTGTGCAGCATGTTTGACGGGGATCTTGGAGTCACGTGGTGTACTGGTGACCACTTTTTGCTGATGAGCCCCCTGATTCTCCTCATGTGTTTGTTTTGAAGTGGGAACTTTAACTTCAACATCAATGATCTTGTCTTTGCTACCTTCATCATGTGGGCTGAAAAGGTGCTCCTCTTGTAGGACAGGAGTAGGAGGGTCCACACCCCCTTCGTTGTCGACATGTTGGTTGTCCCGTACAGGTAACTTCCCTGATCGACCTCCTCCAACCACAGGTATTTTACTCAGCCCTGCTGCCTTTGCTGGTTGTGTCCTCCTTTCTTTGGTGGAGGCTTGGAGGTTGCTGCGTGAGTCAATCTGCAGTTCATCTGTTTTGGATGATGACACCTGAGCCCCATGAGCATCTGCGCTACTCAGCATAGCCAAACGACCATCTACAATGGAAAGTCCACTTGCTTTGATTTTAGCAGGGGCTGGAGCTTCACCAAGCAAAGGTGCTGGAGTTAGAGAtgcagaagaagcagcagctggaagCAGTTTAGTGACCTGAGCAGGGGGTGATGGTGAAGCTTTAGCTATGACAGCAGGAGACTCGAATTGTAGACTAGATGTTGAAGCATGTTGCATCTTGTCTAAAGAGACTGTGGTGGTTGAAATCCTATCTAAAGAAGGGGGAGTTTGTTCATAAGCAGGGCATGGTTGAGTTTTAGTTGAAGCTGTGATTGGTGGTGTACTGGAAGAACAAAGATCTCTTACAGGAGAGGGAGAAACTGCACTGAACTCCACCAGACCCAGGGAGGGTGGAGGCTTGGAGAAACTCACTGGTACGGAGGTTGTGATTGGTCTTGATGTAGGAACTGTTGCCATCTTGGGGGAGACAATTGGGACCGGAGCAGAGATTTGTGTTGTTAAAGTGTCCATTGATGCCACTGGCACTGATAGTTTAGATTCTTCTGCAATTAACACTTGTGGTGGTATGTTTGAAGAGGTGGTTTGTGAGTTCAAACAGACAGTTGAATTCAATTTGGCAGGTGGAGAATGGGTTAAATGCGGGCTATGGGCTAGTGGTGCCTTAGTTGAAGCAGGAGGAGGTGGTGCCACATGGCTAGACGTACTTACTGGAGTAGTAATTTGCGGAAGTGCAGTGATCTCTGTAGCTACCTTGGCAGAGGAAGAAGTCAGAGTTGGACTAATTGAGGGAGTTTGGATAACAGCAGCTGTGGATTTTAGAGGAGCTGTAGTAAGAGTAGAGGTGGAGCTTGCCGTGGATTTTAGTGTTACTGGAGTCGCTGATATAAGGGGAGTTGAAACACTTGTTAATGTCACAGGAGGAGTTAAAGGTTTTGTTGGCGGTATGAGTGTAGACATTGGTTTAGGTGGAACGCAAGTACTTTCAGTAGCTGGACTAGAGTCCATGCTTGATGTGACTGAACTAGTAGTAAAAGAGGAAGATTTGACTGAAGTACTGGTGATGCTCGGCTTAGCATTGGGGGATGAGGCTGAAGTTGTCTTTGTTGTAGAAGTAAAGGATATTGTTGGGGATGTATTGGAGAAAGCTAGTGGAGAGGGTTTGACTGAAGTAGCCATGCTCATGAGTGTTGAAGTTAGTGGTGTAGAGGTGGTGGTTTTGGGTAGCAGTGTTGCGGATGGAGATGTTACCTCAGTCACAGCAGCACTGATGATACTGCTGGCTTTGCCCCACTCTGCCTCCACATCAGCAATGATGTCTCCACCCCCTGAGATTGAGTCAAAGGTCAAGAGAGAGGACAGGTCTGCCAGCAAGGAGCTCAAACTGTTATCGCCTGGTACCATGGGTGGTTCAGGGGTGGGTAATGGCGTCACATGCTCATTAGTTTTATTGCCTGATGTCACCTGGAGAGTTAGTTTCTCTGACAAAGATGTAGCTGAGCTGTCCTGTAGCGTTAATTCCTTGGCAGGCTCTGACTTGGGGCTTCCCACAGAGCGTGACTGGGATTTGGGGGTGAGGGGAAGGTCCTCTTTGATGATTTCCACACTGTTGGTGCGGGATGACATGAGAAGTGGGCTTGGAGGCGTTTCCTCCTGGCCTTCCCTGTCTTTCACACGAAACCGAACACTGCCAAAGAGACCCTTCAGCCCACGACGTTGTCGTTCCACCGGTTGGGAAACGGTTTGAACTCTGCGGTCCCCTGCTCCTCTTCGGCCTCCCCTCAGTAACGACAAGAAACTGAGGGACTTAGCTGACCCGGTTGAGGAAACAGAGGCGCGAGGAGGGGCTGCAGCCAAAACGCCATCTTCTCCAACATGCTCTTCCTCAGCCTGTTCACTTTCTCCTTGACTCACCTCCTGTCCCTTTCCGTGCTCTGACTCCAGTTCAGAATCTGCTGCAGTGGGCTCTGATGACCCGTTTTGGTTTTTGCTCCCGATCACAGGTGACTTCTTGTTCCCGTCTCCTTTGCTTCGAATGGAGAAGATGCTACCTGCCTTGCGTTTGCCAAACAGCTTGAATCCTTTTCTGATTTTTCCACTTGGCTGGGATTCACCAGGCGGGGGGTCCGTGTTCTCCATTTGTACATCCATCTTCCCGCTTACCGATCTGCTTGTTTACTAGTCCCCACCAGTACGCGGACTGAGCATTTATAAACTGTTAGCGTTGCCCTCCCCTGTAGTCGTGCTTTATCTCACTCGCCCTCAGTATGTTTCTGTATCGTTGTCTGtatctctccctctgtctgtctctcccatCCAGCTATTTCTCCTCTATTTCTCTCTTCAAAGCACCTCCCCTttgcccgttttttttttttttttttttttggtctggctGCTCTCCCTGGTTGCCATAGCAACTGAGGACCTAAGCAGCTTTCGTCAGCAATGCAGAGCCAGAGGCCATCATCAGCCCACCCTGAACACAGCTTTCTCTTCGTCTCTGTGTCTGATGACTGTTTACATAAACTGCAAGAATAGATACTCCATTAATACCACTGCATCATAGTCCAAATGATAAAGCTttgtaggggaaactggggcacagtgaatcaaggggcacagtggatcagtagctatatctgcaaaactacatgtatacagttgtatgcaaaagtttggacacccctgataatttttatgattttcctttagaaatcattggctgtctggaacagaaatttcaattaaatatatcatatagcagactacacactgatatttgagaagtgaaatgaagtttctagtatttacagaaagtgtgcaataattatttaaacaaaattaggcaggtgcataaatttgggcacccttgtcattttattgatttgaatacatttagcactaattattggaacacaaaattggtttggtaagctcactgacccttgacttcctaggtgaatccaatcatgagaaagagtatttaaggtgaccatttgcaaatgtttcccctctttgcatctcttctaatgagtggcaacatgggagcctctaaacaactctcaaatgacctgaaaacaaagattgttcaatatcatggtttagggcaggggtgggtaacgagggctgagacactgcaggttttccttgcaaccaatcacctcagcaggtgggttgctgatgagcttctaccttgaacataaacacctggtcgtcttgaaattacctgctgaaacacctgatcattaatgaaatcacctgctgaggtgactggtagc
This genomic window from Thalassophryne amazonica chromosome 9, fThaAma1.1, whole genome shotgun sequence contains:
- the si:ch211-244c8.4 gene encoding APC membrane recruitment protein 2; the encoded protein is MDVQMENTDPPPGESQPSGKIRKGFKLFGKRKAGSIFSIRSKGDGNKKSPVIGSKNQNGSSEPTAADSELESEHGKGQEVSQGESEQAEEEHVGEDGVLAAAPPRASVSSTGSAKSLSFLSLLRGGRRGAGDRRVQTVSQPVERQRRGLKGLFGSVRFRVKDREGQEETPPSPLLMSSRTNSVEIIKEDLPLTPKSQSRSVGSPKSEPAKELTLQDSSATSLSEKLTLQVTSGNKTNEHVTPLPTPEPPMVPGDNSLSSLLADLSSLLTFDSISGGGDIIADVEAEWGKASSIISAAVTEVTSPSATLLPKTTTSTPLTSTLMSMATSVKPSPLAFSNTSPTISFTSTTKTTSASSPNAKPSITSTSVKSSSFTTSSVTSSMDSSPATESTCVPPKPMSTLIPPTKPLTPPVTLTSVSTPLISATPVTLKSTASSTSTLTTAPLKSTAAVIQTPSISPTLTSSSAKVATEITALPQITTPVSTSSHVAPPPPASTKAPLAHSPHLTHSPPAKLNSTVCLNSQTTSSNIPPQVLIAEESKLSVPVASMDTLTTQISAPVPIVSPKMATVPTSRPITTSVPVSFSKPPPSLGLVEFSAVSPSPVRDLCSSSTPPITASTKTQPCPAYEQTPPSLDRISTTTVSLDKMQHASTSSLQFESPAVIAKASPSPPAQVTKLLPAAASSASLTPAPLLGEAPAPAKIKASGLSIVDGRLAMLSSADAHGAQVSSSKTDELQIDSRSNLQASTKERRTQPAKAAGLSKIPVVGGGRSGKLPVRDNQHVDNEGGVDPPTPVLQEEHLFSPHDEGSKDKIIDVEVKVPTSKQTHEENQGAHQQKVVTSTPRDSKIPVKHAAQSHGQTKEAPRTKIPVSKVPVRRSGNKTAAASGSTQIRK